Proteins encoded within one genomic window of Humulus lupulus chromosome 1, drHumLupu1.1, whole genome shotgun sequence:
- the LOC133830313 gene encoding probable glucan 1,3-beta-glucosidase A codes for MGKSIFFNLVLSFLFLCCYFSLTPAQNAIQLPLKAVNLGNWLVIEGWMKRSLFDDIPNKDLLDGTQVQFKSTKLQKYLCSENGGGTTVVANRDSASGWETFRLWRNDESSFNFRVFNKQFMGLENQGQGNTLVAVSNDPGHSETFQLIRNEGDPNRVRIRTSNGLFLQAQPDSPVTADYEGSSWDDSDPSVFEMTIVSGIQGEYQISNGYGPERASQVLQDHRSTYITEDDFRFMSSNGLNAVRVPVGWWIAHDPTPPQPFVGGSLKALDNAFQWAQNYGMKVIIDLHAVQGSQNGNEHSGTRDGFQEWGDAYIQDTASVIDFLAARYADNPNLAAIGLMNEPMSPGVTLDTLIRYYQLGYNAVRKHTPSAYVILSNRLGPADSKELLSFAGGLSNVAIDVHYYNLYSDSFRTMNVQQNIDFVYNQRSSDLRAVTTTNGPLSFVGEWCGEFAMQGASKEDYQRFGKAQLDVYGRATFGWAYWAYKCDSNYWSLKWMIENNYIKL; via the exons ATGGGCAAGTCTATTTTTTTTAACCTTGTATTGAGCTTCCTCTTTCTCTGTTGTTATTTCTCTCTAACCCCTGCCCAAAATGCAATTCAATTGCCATTAAAGGCTGTAAATCTAGGAAATTGGCTTGTTATAGAGGGGTGGATGAAACGTTCTCTCTTTGATGACATACCCAACAAAGATCTTTTG GATGGAACTCAAGTGCAATTTAAGTCTACAAAGCTGCAAAAGTATCTCTGCTCAGAAAATGGGGGAGGAACCACTGTTGTTGCTAACCGAGACTCTGCTTCTGGTTGGGAAACATTTCGT CTGTGGAGAAACGACGAGTCGTCTTTCAATTTCAGAGTGTTTAACAAGCAGTTTATGGGATTGGAGAATCAAGGCCAAGGAAACACACTTGTAGCAGTCTCAAACGACCCCGGTCATTCTGAAACTTTTCAGCTTATAAGGAATGAAGGTGATCCTAATCGAGTGCGCATAAGAACATCCAATGGTTTATTCCTCCAG GCACAACCAGATAGCCCGGTGACAGCAGATTATGAAGGGTCAAGCTGGGATGACAGTGATCCATCAGTTTTTGAGATGACAATCGTATCTGGGATCCAAGGTGAATACCAAATATCAAATGGGTATGGCCCAGAAAGAGCTTCTCAAGTATTACAG GATCATAGGAGTACATACATCACGGAAGATGATTTTAGATTCATGTCATCCAACGGTTTAAATGCTGTGAGGGTTCCAGTTGGATGGTGGATAGCCCATGATCCAACACCACCACAACCCTTTGTTGGTGGCTCATTGAAAGCTTTGGATAACGCTTTTCAATGGGCACA GAATTATGGGATGAAAGTCATCATTGATCTTCATGCAGTGCAAGGCTCACAAAATGGAAACGAACACAGCGGAACTAGAGATGGATTTCAAGAATGGGGAGATGCCTACATACAAGACACAGCTTCAGTCATAGACTTTTTAGCagcaag ATATGCTGATAATCCGAATCTAGCAGCAATCGGGTTGATGAACGAGCCAATGTCACCGGGTGTGACACTGGACACCCTGATTAGATATTACCAATTAGGATACAACGCAGTGCGAAAGCACACACCGAGTGCGTACGTGATTTTGTCAAATCGTTTGGGACCCGCCGACTCAAAGGAGCTGCTATCGTTTGCTGGAGGCCTTAGCAATGTAGCGATCGATGTACATTACTACAACCTATATTCTGACTCATTTAGAACCATGAATGTTCAACAAAACATCGATTTCGTCTACAACCAAAGGTCTTCTGATCTCCGCGCTGTCACTACCACCAATGGCCCGCTTTCTTTTGTTG GGGAATGGTGTGGTGAATTTGCAATGCAAGGAGCGTCAAAGGAAGACTACCAAAGATTTGGGAAAGCTCAACTAGATGTATATGGACGTGCCACCTTCGGATGGGCTTATTGGGCTTACAAGTGTGATTCTAACTATTGGAGTCTCAAGTGGATGATCGAGAATAACTATATAAAGCTGTAG